From a region of the Chitinophagaceae bacterium genome:
- a CDS encoding type II toxin-antitoxin system RelE/ParE family toxin produces MDFYKAQDSKIQTKIEYVLDLVRFERQVPIKFFKKLENTDGIYEVRVITSKKSIRILCFRDEGTLVILTNAFFKKSQKTPRNEIKLAEKLKGEYLKQKKGEKH; encoded by the coding sequence ATTGACTTTTATAAAGCACAGGATTCTAAAATTCAAACCAAAATAGAGTATGTTTTAGATTTAGTGCGGTTTGAACGTCAAGTTCCGATTAAATTCTTTAAGAAATTAGAGAATACTGATGGGATTTATGAAGTACGAGTAATTACTTCAAAGAAAAGCATACGAATCCTCTGTTTCCGGGATGAAGGAACATTGGTGATTTTGACAAATGCTTTTTTTAAAAAATCACAAAAAACTCCGAGAAATGAAATCAAACTTGCCGAAAAGTTAAAAGGTGAATATTTAAAACAGAAAAAAGGTGAAAAACATTAA
- a CDS encoding XRE family transcriptional regulator, with product MKNIKTLNQLLDEKYGKKGSAKRDQYDADSLAFRLGVMLKEARIEANLTQEELAQKTGTKKSYISRIERGLSDIQISTYHKLIEIGLGKHLNISIG from the coding sequence GTGAAAAACATTAAAACATTAAATCAACTTCTGGACGAGAAGTATGGGAAAAAAGGAAGTGCGAAGAGAGATCAGTATGATGCTGATTCTCTTGCTTTTCGTTTAGGTGTTATGCTAAAAGAGGCTCGTATTGAAGCGAACCTGACACAAGAAGAACTCGCCCAAAAAACCGGAACGAAAAAAAGTTATATCTCCAGAATAGAGCGGGGATTAAGTGATATTCAAATTTCTACTTATCACAAACTTATCGAAATCGGTTTAGGAAAACATCTTAATATTTCAATTGGTTAA